The Geoglobus acetivorans genome window below encodes:
- a CDS encoding FAD-binding protein encodes MRVFAVAEIKFGELDPVSIELLNLANSIKGDGTAEAVVIGNGISKYAEELAKYADRVWKIEDSSLENYNPELYVDVLSQLFSKEKPDIVLVANSSRGSEFAPALATKLNAPVITDIVGLDTSNGIKATRYIFQGKLLVDILVKDGDTSVFTVRQGVFKEGSEVGGEVVDAGIKPSVTPKREFSQIIEPEVGEVDISQADIIVSVGRGIEDASNIELAEELADALGGVVAGSRPVIDSGWLPKDRQVGISGKTVKPKLYLALGISGAFQHIMGMKDSELIIAVNKDPEAPIFGVAQYGIVGDIFEIVPALVDKLREIKG; translated from the coding sequence ATGAGGGTTTTTGCAGTAGCAGAAATCAAGTTTGGGGAACTTGATCCGGTCAGCATCGAGCTGCTCAATCTCGCAAACTCCATCAAAGGAGACGGGACTGCTGAGGCAGTGGTTATTGGAAATGGCATTTCAAAATATGCTGAAGAGCTTGCAAAGTATGCGGACAGAGTATGGAAAATCGAGGACAGCAGCCTGGAGAACTACAACCCAGAGCTTTACGTTGATGTGCTGTCCCAGCTTTTCAGCAAGGAGAAGCCAGACATTGTGCTGGTTGCCAACTCATCCAGAGGCTCTGAGTTCGCTCCGGCACTCGCAACAAAGCTGAACGCACCAGTAATTACGGACATTGTTGGACTCGACACCAGCAACGGAATAAAGGCGACAAGGTACATATTCCAGGGCAAGCTGCTTGTTGACATTCTTGTAAAGGATGGCGATACCAGCGTGTTCACGGTAAGGCAGGGTGTATTCAAAGAAGGCAGCGAAGTCGGAGGAGAAGTTGTTGATGCAGGGATAAAGCCTTCAGTAACTCCAAAAAGAGAGTTCTCACAGATCATAGAGCCAGAGGTAGGAGAGGTGGATATAAGCCAGGCAGACATAATTGTCTCCGTGGGAAGAGGTATAGAGGATGCGTCAAACATAGAGCTTGCAGAGGAGCTTGCCGATGCCCTCGGAGGAGTTGTTGCGGGGAGCAGGCCGGTTATCGACAGTGGCTGGCTTCCAAAGGACAGGCAGGTTGGCATTTCAGGTAAGACTGTGAAGCCCAAACTCTACCTCGCACTCGGTATTAGTGGTGCGTTCCAGCACATCATGGGAATGAAAGACAGTGAACTCATAATAGCCGTGAACAAAGACCCTGAGGCTCCAATATTTGGAGTTGCACAGTACGGAATCGTCGGAGACATATTTGAAATCGTGCCGGCCCTCGTAGACAAGCTTAGAGAGATAAAGGGCTGA